In Populus nigra chromosome 1, ddPopNigr1.1, whole genome shotgun sequence, one genomic interval encodes:
- the LOC133698241 gene encoding uncharacterized protein LOC133698241 isoform X1 codes for MNQKAKSLLLYKMENGKIIDPSIIQDGSMTKTHDEEELSKSLNDTTKRLKNRERQRRYRARKRREADTKKASVTNQPTPPRVEVELNGHHNNNITPNPCKRNWKKDARRAHACKNLEETHYAAVITALPFNIKSQTVCSAPGIMTGPSQERETHSKNSVSLWISETDKTKFGRRDWKAEARSNKK; via the exons ATGAACCAGAAAGCTAAATCACTG TTGTTATACAAAATGGAGAATGGGAAAATCATTGATCCTTCTATAATACAAGATGGTTCCATGACAAAGACTCATGATGAAGAAGAGCTCTCCAAAAGCCTTAATGACACTACTAAACGACTGAAGAACCGTGAACGGCAACGTAGATACAGGGCCCGAAAACGCCGTGAAGCAGATACAAAGAAGGCCTCTGTGACAAACCAACCAACACCACCACGAGTAGAAGTGGAACTGAATGGGCatcataataataacataacCCCTAATCCTTGtaaaagaaattggaaaaaagaTGCAAGAAGAGCTCATGCATGTAAGAATCTGGAAGAAACACATTACGCTGCTGTTATTACTGCATTGCCCTTTAATATTAAAAGCCAGACTGTCTGCTCAGCCCCTGGAATAATGACAGGGCCATCACAAGAGAGGGAAACTCATTCCAAGAATTCTGTTAGCTTGTGGATTAGTGAAACAGATAAGACCAAGTTTGGTCGAAGAGATTGGAAGGCAGAGGCAAGAAGTAATAAAAAGTAG
- the LOC133695167 gene encoding abscisic acid receptor PYR1-like encodes MTDPAQQEPTTYTTHHVTIPPGLTQSEFDELNPLITEFHNYRISPGQCSSLLAQRINAPNDLVWSIARRFDKPQTYKHFIKSCSVAPGFTMTVGSTRDVNVISGLPAATSTERLDILDDERQVTGFSIIGGEHRLKNYRSVTTVHGFEREGKIWTVVLESYVVDVPEGNTEEDTRLFADTVVKLNLQKLASVAEGLARDGK; translated from the coding sequence ATGACTGACCCAGCACAACAAGAACCAACAACCTACACCACCCACCACGTCACAATCCCACCTGGTTTAACTCAGTCCGAATTCGACGAGTTAAACCCTCTCATAACTGAGTTTCACAACTATAGAATCAGCCCGGGCCAATGCTCCTCTCTCCTAGCACAGCGCATAAACGCACCAAACGACCTCGTTTGGTCAATTGCCCGCCGTTTCGACAAGCCACAGACCTACAAGCACTTCATCAAGAGCTGCAGCGTGGCCCCAGGATTCACAATGACCGTGGGATCCACACGTGACGTGAACGTGATCTCTGGCTTGCCTGCTGCAACAAGCACAGAGAGGCTTGATATATTGGACGATGAACGGCAGGTCACGGGGTTTAGTATTATTGGAGGAGAACATAGGTTGAAGAACTACAGGTCGGTAACGACAGTGCATGGGTTCGAACGTGAAGGGAAGATCTGGACGGTTGTTTTGGAATCGTATGTCGTTGATGTACCGGAAGGGAATACCGAGGAAGACACACGGCTGTTTGCTGATACTGTTGTCAAGCTGAATCTCCAAAAACTTGCGTCTGTTGCTGAAGGCTTGGCGCGTGACGGtaaataa
- the LOC133698241 gene encoding uncharacterized protein LOC133698241 isoform X2 produces MENGKIIDPSIIQDGSMTKTHDEEELSKSLNDTTKRLKNRERQRRYRARKRREADTKKASVTNQPTPPRVEVELNGHHNNNITPNPCKRNWKKDARRAHACKNLEETHYAAVITALPFNIKSQTVCSAPGIMTGPSQERETHSKNSVSLWISETDKTKFGRRDWKAEARSNKK; encoded by the coding sequence ATGGAGAATGGGAAAATCATTGATCCTTCTATAATACAAGATGGTTCCATGACAAAGACTCATGATGAAGAAGAGCTCTCCAAAAGCCTTAATGACACTACTAAACGACTGAAGAACCGTGAACGGCAACGTAGATACAGGGCCCGAAAACGCCGTGAAGCAGATACAAAGAAGGCCTCTGTGACAAACCAACCAACACCACCACGAGTAGAAGTGGAACTGAATGGGCatcataataataacataacCCCTAATCCTTGtaaaagaaattggaaaaaagaTGCAAGAAGAGCTCATGCATGTAAGAATCTGGAAGAAACACATTACGCTGCTGTTATTACTGCATTGCCCTTTAATATTAAAAGCCAGACTGTCTGCTCAGCCCCTGGAATAATGACAGGGCCATCACAAGAGAGGGAAACTCATTCCAAGAATTCTGTTAGCTTGTGGATTAGTGAAACAGATAAGACCAAGTTTGGTCGAAGAGATTGGAAGGCAGAGGCAAGAAGTAATAAAAAGTAG
- the LOC133690140 gene encoding protein HAIKU1-like: protein MDNSKNRQSDHLGVNKIGKNIKKSPLHQPNFANNPNRQQPQPQVYNISKNDFRNIVQQLTGSPSQEPLPRPPNNPPKPQSMRLQKIRPPPLTPINRPHVPPPFPAPAVAPPPVPYHNAFVRPGMLPPPSQFGLPSPRMMPPLTPGDSGWANTAESPISAYMRYLQNSIIDPGSWGNQAQPPRQPHPPLPQGPGQIQPQHQPPSDGLLPNPHLPPVPTPGANGPVPHMPNLPSPRMNGPPLLPSPTSQFLLPSPTGYMSLLSPRSPYPLLPPGIQFRPMTPNFAFSPMAQSGVLGPGPQPPPSPGFFPLSPSGFFPFLSPRWRDQ, encoded by the coding sequence atggataaCTCGAAAAACAGGCAGAGTGATCATTTGGGTGTGAACAAGATAGGCAAGAACATAAAGAAGAGTCCTTTGCACCAACCCAATTTTGCTAACAATCCCAATCGGCAACAGCCTCAACCTCAGGTCTACAACATAAGCAAGAATGACTTTAGGAACATTGTTCAGCAACTAACCGGTTCCCCATCACAAGAACCCTTGCCTAGACCTCCCAATAATCCACCTAAACCTCAAAGTATGCGGTTGCAAAAGATTAGACCGCCTCCTTTAACACCTATTAATCGACCTCATGTTCCTCCTCCATTCCCAGCTCCAGCAGTGGCTCCACCTCCGGTTCCTTATCATAATGCCTTTGTAAGGCCAGGGATGCTACCCCCGCCCAGTCAATTTGGGCTACCTTCTCCAAGAATGATGCCACCATTGACACCTGGAGACTCAGGTTGGGCAAACACAGCAGAGTCTCCTATCTCGGCATACATGCGTTACCTTCAGAATTCAATTATAGACCCGGGTTCTTGGGGAAACCAAGCTCAACCTCCACGACAACCCCATCCACCACTGCCACAAGGTCCAGGGCAAATTCAGCCTCAACATCAACCGCCTTCTGATGGTTTGCTTCCGAATCCACATCTGCCTCCAGTACCCACACCTGGAGCAAATGGTCCTGTCCCACATATGCCCAATCTCCCTTCCCCGCGAATGAATGGTCCTCCTCTTTTACCCTCGCCAACATCTCAATTTCTTTTGCCCTCTCCCACTGGTTACATGAGTTTATTGTCTCCCAGGTCACCTTACCCTCTACTTCCTCCTGGGATTCAGTTTCGTCCAATGACACCAAATTTTGCATTTTCACCAATGGCTCAGTCAGGGGTTTTAGGTCCAGGGCCTCAACCTCCACCTTCTCCAGGTTTTTTTCCATTATCACCTTCaggttttttccccttcttaaGTCCAAGATGGAGGGATCAATAG